The sequence below is a genomic window from Falsibacillus albus.
CAGCGAAATCAGCTGATCGATCAAATGCGCCTGATCATGGGATTGAACCTTCATTATGCGAATATACCCGCCCCCTCCGCGTTTGCTTTCGACTGCATAGCCTCTTTCAATGGTGAACCTCGTATTGATCACGTAGTTGATCTGGGATGGAACACATTGAAATTTATCTGCAATCTCACTTCTTTTAATCTCGAGGATTTCGCTTTGGCTCATTGATAACACCTGCTTTAAATACTCCTCGATAATATCTGAAATATTCCTCACCAAGTCACCCCCATTCCGACTTGACTTTGACTATATTTGACATAAATTATACATGAAAAGCCTCGCAGTTGGCAACGGATAGATTCGTAGACTTTTTTTAGTGATTGCAGGGGTGGAAAACAACAATCATTTTTCTAAAAAGCTCTTTTCGTAAAGTTTGTGTAAGGTTGATTTCCGCTGCAGGATGCTCGCTTTCCGAGGGGCCTCACACGATGTGAGGTCGTTCGATGTTGGCACACGACGTGCCGAACTTAATCGAACATCCGCCCATCCTCTCCTCGCTTCGCTGCGGGGTCTCACCTGGCCCGCTGTTCCCTCCGGAGTCTCGCACCTTCCGCTCAAATCAACATCAAATGATGAGTTATTTGAAAAAACTGTTAAAAGCGACAATCTTTGAGAAAAGAGCCTTCCAAAAAGAGCCAGATGTACTTACAGTTTTTCCAACATTTCCGTCATTCTAAACTCAAAATGATCAATTTATGTAATTTATACCCTCTTTATTCGAATGGAAACTGATTGAATAGAAAAGCCAGAGAAAAAAATCAGTCGACATAACTGATTTTTTTCTTGATTCCATCAATTATAAGATAGCGCCTGCTTTCGAAGGGCTTTCCAAGAACCTAAAAATACCCTTTTGTTGACCTTATGCGCTTTTCTTCCTGACAGTGGATCATTGACATATACATTTTGTGGATCATATCCCACAAGTACGACAGCATGTAAATCCAATGGCGCCTTTATTGTTTCAGACCCATGCTTCCATGATTCCAATCGATCTGGAAGCTTGTAGTCGCCGGTCGTCCAAACCAAAACGGGCTTTCCTCTCCCCAACTGATTTAACAATTCATCGAACGGCTTACCGGTTAAATTCACGGTCCGCTTCGGCAAGTATTTCTTCATAAGCTTTTCAGTCGGTCCCGCACTGACCGCATATCCCATGCTTCTTCCTGTGATATCCCCTACAAAGCCATGATCGGGATTCCCCCATTTCACGATGTCTCCGCTTCGGGATTTCACGACGGGATCTGGATCCTTTGCAATCTGATGCGCAAGTGTCATCTTGTCCACGTTGAACCCTGCTGACTGCAAAACCATTGCCAGGCTGGTTACTTCGCATCC
It includes:
- a CDS encoding CtsR family transcriptional regulator — encoded protein: MRNISDIIEEYLKQVLSMSQSEILEIKRSEIADKFQCVPSQINYVINTRFTIERGYAVESKRGGGGYIRIMKVQSHDQAHLIDQLISLIRSRVSQASAEDIIFRLVEEEVLSEREAKIMISVMDRSVLFIDLPQRDELRARMLKAMLETLKYK
- a CDS encoding C39 family peptidase — protein: MFLAACFVLLGCEAQDKAAPEKMKEIIEPVNYAEKATPIEQVHMEQHKERVLLDVPLIKQNPELKFGCEVTSLAMVLQSAGFNVDKMTLAHQIAKDPDPVVKSRSGDIVKWGNPDHGFVGDITGRSMGYAVSAGPTEKLMKKYLPKRTVNLTGKPFDELLNQLGRGKPVLVWTTGDYKLPDRLESWKHGSETIKAPLDLHAVVLVGYDPQNVYVNDPLSGRKAHKVNKRVFLGSWKALRKQALSYN